GAAGGCCGAGGTGGCCGTCGTGCTGCTCGACGTCTCGCAGCCGCTCTCCGAGCAGGACGTGCGCATCATCGACCTGGTGCTCGAGTCGGGCCGCGCACTCGTGCTCGCGTTCAACAAGTGGGATCTCCTCGACGACGACCGTCGCCGCTACCTCGAACGCGAGATCGAGCAAGACCTGCACCACGTGGCGTGGGCGCCGCGCGTGAACATCTCGGCGCGCACCGGCCGCCACCTCGAGAAGCTCGTGCCCGCGCTCGAGCTCGCCCTCGAATCGTGGGACACCCGCATCGCGACCGGCAAGTTCAACGCGTTCCTCACCGAGCTCACGCAAGAGCACCCGCACCCCGTACGCGGCGGCAAGCAGCCCCGCATCCTGTTCGGCACGCAGGCCGCGAGCCGTCCGCCGACATTCGTGCTGTTCACGACCGGCTTCCTCGACCCGGGTTACCGTCGCTTCCATCATGCGCCGCTTGCGCGAGATCTACGGCTTCCAGGGATCGCCGATCGTCATCAACATGCGCGTGCGCGAACGTCGCCAGCGGTAGCAGGAGGCACGGATGCCGCGAGCTCGCGCCGCACGAACGCGTTCTCGCGGCATCTACGTCGAGGTGCTCGTGCGCGCCGATGTCGAGACACTGTGGCAGCTCACGCAGGATCCTGAGCAGCACGCCCGCTGGGACCTGCGCTTCTCGAAGATCGTGCCAGAGGCTCCGCTCGAGCGCGGCGGGTATCGCTTCCGGTACGAGCGTTCGCTCGGGGTGCACACGATCCGCGGCACAGGCACCTCCATCGGCGAACGTCACCACCTCGACGGGTCGAGTACGTCGGCGCTGCGGTTCGACACCGACGATCGGATGTCGCCGCTCCGCGACGGCCGCGGCTACTGGCGATACGTGCCGACAGCCGAGGGTGTGCGCTTCATCACCGGCTACGACTACACACCCGGGTTCGGGCGCCTCGCCGACCGCCTCATCCGTCCGCTCGTTCGATGGATGACGGCGTGGAGCTTCGATCGCCTGCGGATCTGGGCGGAGACGGGCGTCGAGCCCGACCGCTGGCCCGCGGCATCCGTGCTCGCCATCTGGAACCGCGAACGGCCACGAGCTTCGCGGTGCACGACAGAACCGCCCGCGCAGGGCGCCTTCGCGCACGAACCCGAATCACTTGCGACCTTGGAGGCACCGTGACCGAGGCAGCCGATCGAGCGGTCACGACCGTCGGCGCGGTCTTCCCACGTGCTCTCGGCGATGAATTCGCGCGGCTGCATCCGATGATGCAGCGCCGATTCGGCGTCTCGATCGACGGCGGGTATGCCTGCGTCGGGCGCGGCGTGATGACGAGCGTTCGCCGCGGGCCGTGGTGGACAGTGCCGTTCCTGCAGTTCGGGCGCCTGCGGAACATCCTGATTCCGGATGTCGGCCACGACGTGCCGTTCACGATCGAGAACCACGCGTACCTCGACCCGTTCGGGCGCGAGACGATCACGTTCGTGCGGGAGTACCGGATCCCCGGCCGGCGCCGTGCGAGCCGGTTCGACGCGACGATGGTCGTCGACCCGGCGCGTGGCACGGTCGTCGACTACCTCGGCACCCACCAGCACCTCGCCGTCGATCTGGCCTTCGAGGTGGAGGCCGATGGGTCGCTCTTGCTTCGATCAGGACAGCAGCGGTTCCGCGAGGGCGCTCTCGACTTCCGCTTCCCGATGCTGGGCTCGGGGTACGCCGAGTTGCGCGAGCGTTTCGATGACGAGGCCGGCGTCTACCGGGTGCGGCTCGAAGTGCGGAATCGGGTGTTCGGATTCCTCTTCGGCTACGAAGGGTGGTTCGAGTGCGAGTTCCCCGACGCAACAGAGGTGCCGCAGCGCCTGCTGCCGAAACGGCACGAACCGAGGTATTGAGCCGCTGAACGGGCGGTCAAGGCGTTGCGGCTCGGATGCCGCGGCGTAGCGTGAAGCCATGACCGGCACACGTGACCGACGAGACCGCGACCAGCGCGTGCGCATCACGCATCCCGAGAAGCAGCTGTTCGAGACCGGCTTCACGAAGGGCGACCTGGCAGGCTACTACCGGACGGTCGCCGACGTCATCCTCCCGCAACTCGCCGATCGGCCCGTGACGCGCATCCGTTTTCCCGATGGCGTCGGCGGCATGCGCTTCTTCGAGAAGAACACGCCGAAGTACGCGCCGGCATGGCTGCGACGGATGCCGCTCACGGCCAACCCGGGATCGTCGAGGCCCGCGAAGACCGTCACCTATCCGTTCATCGACGACGTCGCCGGGCTCGAGTGGATGTCGAACCAAGCGGCGATCGAATTGCATACGCCGCAGTGGCGGGTGGGTCCGCGTGGCGGCATCCGCAATCCCGACCGGCTCGTGATCGACCTGGACCCGGGGGAGGGCGCCGATATCGGCGACTGCGCGGCGGCCGCGCATGTCATTCGTGCGCGGCTCGCTGAGGAGGCGCTCGAGACGTGGCCCGTGACGAGCGGCAGCAAGGGGATCCACCTCTATGCGGCACTCGACGGACGGAAGACAGCGCGGGCCGTGCACGCGAGCGTCGGGAAGATCGCGCGGGAGCTCGCGGCTGAGCATCCGGAGCTCGTCGCGGACGTCGGCAAGGAGAAGCGGGTCGGCAAGGTGTTCCTCGACTGGAGCCAGAATCATCCGGCGCGGTCGACGGCCACACCGTACACGCTCCGCGGGAGGGCGGCGCCGCACGTCGCCGCGCCGCGTGAGTGGGACGAGCTCGTGTCAGATGTCACGCAGCTCGGGCCCGACGAGGTGCTGCGCCGCCTCGAGCACGACGGCGACCTCATGGAGCGTCACGGCTTCAGGCGCGCGAGCTGACCAACGGTATTCGGCTGCGGCATCGCCGGTTGCGGGTTCAAGACCCCCGTTACTCACCGACGACCAGTTGCATGATCGCCCGATCAGCCTTCGGGCGGGCGACCTCGGTGAAGCCGGCGCTCTCGAACATCGACACGGTGCCCGGGAAGAGCTCGTTGGCCGGCGTCTTGCTGCGCGCGTTCGGATCGACGGCGTAGCCCTCGACGATGCGTGCGCCGTTCGCAGCCGCGAACTCGACCGCGGCGACGGCGAGCGCCTGCCCGACGCCGCGCTTGCGGTGGGCGCGCGGCACGACGAAGCACGACACCGACCAGATCGAGTCGTCGCCGAAGTCGGGGTTCGGCGTGCCACCCGCG
The Agromyces albus DNA segment above includes these coding regions:
- a CDS encoding SRPBCC family protein, producing the protein MPRARAARTRSRGIYVEVLVRADVETLWQLTQDPEQHARWDLRFSKIVPEAPLERGGYRFRYERSLGVHTIRGTGTSIGERHHLDGSSTSALRFDTDDRMSPLRDGRGYWRYVPTAEGVRFITGYDYTPGFGRLADRLIRPLVRWMTAWSFDRLRIWAETGVEPDRWPAASVLAIWNRERPRASRCTTEPPAQGAFAHEPESLATLEAP
- a CDS encoding DUF4166 domain-containing protein → MTEAADRAVTTVGAVFPRALGDEFARLHPMMQRRFGVSIDGGYACVGRGVMTSVRRGPWWTVPFLQFGRLRNILIPDVGHDVPFTIENHAYLDPFGRETITFVREYRIPGRRRASRFDATMVVDPARGTVVDYLGTHQHLAVDLAFEVEADGSLLLRSGQQRFREGALDFRFPMLGSGYAELRERFDDEAGVYRVRLEVRNRVFGFLFGYEGWFECEFPDATEVPQRLLPKRHEPRY
- the ligD gene encoding non-homologous end-joining DNA ligase, which translates into the protein MTGTRDRRDRDQRVRITHPEKQLFETGFTKGDLAGYYRTVADVILPQLADRPVTRIRFPDGVGGMRFFEKNTPKYAPAWLRRMPLTANPGSSRPAKTVTYPFIDDVAGLEWMSNQAAIELHTPQWRVGPRGGIRNPDRLVIDLDPGEGADIGDCAAAAHVIRARLAEEALETWPVTSGSKGIHLYAALDGRKTARAVHASVGKIARELAAEHPELVADVGKEKRVGKVFLDWSQNHPARSTATPYTLRGRAAPHVAAPREWDELVSDVTQLGPDEVLRRLEHDGDLMERHGFRRAS